The Balneola sp. genomic sequence TTTCGGACAGCGGCTTATCGGTCAAAAGATATTGGGAATAGGTTTTAAAGATGGGTATGTGTTCGCTGCAGGAGAAAACGGGCTATTTATATCACCCGATGGAGGAGATACCTGGCAGAAGAAAGGCCAGATAAAAAATCCTAATACTTTTCTTAAGAGTAGTGCTGAATTTCAGGCAATAACTGTAACTAATAACAGAGTTTGGATCGGAACTACTGATGGAATTATTTCTACGGATGATTTAGGAGAAACCTGGGAAATTACTCGTGTTAACTTCCCCCTATCCGGGGGGAACCAATATGATACTGATGCCGGAAGTGTAGATACCTACGCCTACCCTAATCCATTCTCTCCTACTCAGCACGAACTTGTCCGTATTCGATTTGAGGCTTCTAACTCTGGTGACATACAGGTAAGAATCTTTGATTTTGGAATGAACCTTGTCAGAGAGTTGGATTCATATACCGCCACAAGTCCGGGGAGCTATGAAGCGATTTGGGATGGAGTAGACGGAAAAGGCCGAAGAGTTGCCAATGGACCCTACTTCTACCAGGTGAAAACATCCGGAAATACTGTCAATGGTAAAATATTACTCATCGAATGATTAAGCATTTTAGACACATATTAATCATTGGACTATTAGGCGCTTGTTTTTCAACAAGCGTGATTGCACAAAATGGTGGATTCGCCGGAGCTGCCAGCAGGTTGGGCTTTGGGCCAAGAGGTATTTCGATGGCTAATGCTTTCTCTGCTTCAACATCAGAAGGTATTTACCCATACTATAATCCGGCATTAGCTGCTGAAACTGTAGGATTCAACCAATTAGACCTTGCTGTTTCGTCCCTGGAATTCGACCGGGTTTACCAAAACCTGGGAGCAAATTTTAAACTCCCTCCCAATGCAGGAATTTCATTCGGAATTATAAGATCAGGGGTAAAGGATATCGATGAACGTACACTGAGCGGCTATCCACTAGGCAATTTTGATGTTTCGGAATATCAGATATTCACCACCTTTGGGATAAAATTCAGCAACAAATTTAACGCAGGTATCGGTTTTAAATTGAACTATGCAAATTACCATGAAGATCTCCAGGCAGCAACTGCGGTCGGCATAGATTTCGGCATACTCTACAAAATCAGTCAAAAGCTTAACGCTGCCTTTGTGATACAGGATATGTTTGCCAATTATACCTGGAACTCCTCTGAGTTGTATGGACTGGCACAATCAAGAAATGTAGTTAATACCTTCCCTACCCGGTTTAAATGGTCATTATCCTATGAAACTAATGATTTTGCTGTAGCTGGTGAATATGAGATCCAGTCTTATCTCTCGGAAAGAATTAATTATGATGTATTTGTTCAAGGAACCACGACTTCGATTATTGAAACTACCGAAGAAATCTCGACAAGCTCAGGAATTTTCAGGATGGGTGGATCATGGAAAGCTCATAAGCGGTTTTCACTTAGAGGAGGATACAGATTTAGTGATTTAACGAATTCAAATAGCGGTTCTTTAAGTACAGGATTCTCCGTGTACTTACCGTTTGATGCTTTATCTCCTTCCATCGACTACGCTTTTGTAATTGAACCTTATCAGGTTGCAAACATGCATGTTTTTGCCCTACGTTTACATTTATGAGAATCATAATAGTCACATTAGTACTTATAGTTATCCCCCACTATTCAATGGCTCAGGAAAGTGGATTAAAGCTATTGAATATTGGACCGACTGCATTCGAACTTGCATTATCGGAAGCTACAGTTGCAACCCCAAATGGAGCTCCTTCTCTTTATTCCAATCCGGCTTTATTATCAATGGCAGAAACTACCACACTAGGTTTGGGATATACCAACTGGATTTCTGATTCAAATAACTTATTTGGCGGGATAAATCTTAAAAAGAATCGTCGTGCCGTCGCTTTTTCATTTTATACTTCTGGAGTTTCAGGATTGGAGCAAAGAAATGGACCAGGAGAGTCTAACGGTGATTTTTCAATTCAATATGTTGCTATATCAGGTGCTTACTCTTATGATTTTGATTACTTCTCGGCAGGCATTTCGGGACACTATCTAAATGAAGAAATATTTCCTTTTAGGGCTACTGGATACGCAGTTAGTCTTGGGCTTGCAAGTGAACTCTTTAATGATAGACTTACTTTAGGAGCTTCTCTGCTTAACCTTGGCGAAATGGAAGAGTTGAATCAAATTGCCACTGATTTACCAAGTAGTTTCAATGCTGGTTTCGCCATAGACTTAATCAGCTTCACCCATAAAAAAGCAAAAGAATTGCCTGTCTCTATTAGGATGATGGCCGACTATGTAATGCCATTAGACACAGAAGACCAAACCAATGTACAAGACTATAACCCTGACGAAAGCTACATAAATGTGGCTGCTCTTTTTGAAGTTGCTGAGGTTGTTCAAATCCAAACGGGCTATAAAACCGGAGATAATACCCGCCCTATTTCATTTGGTATTGGACTTATTACCGAGAAAGTAACATTCAATTATGCATTAATTCCTTTTAATACCGGTTTTGGCACTGTACATTCTGTTGGCTTGCAATATCAATTGTAGTACAGACGGTTTATGGAAGTATCTTCTCTAAAGGAGATGTATCAAAAGGTTAATGAAAAAGCACATACAGTTTTTGTAGTGCCGTTAATTCGATACAATTTTCCTAAAACAGATTATCTATTCCTGCTATATGAATCTTTATTCTCTGAATACAAGATTTTAAGTATTAGTGTATTCGCGCATATTCGGTTTGCGATCACTCCCTTATTTAATAGGAAGACTATCTTGCATTACCACTGGGTTGAATTTCAGGATGCTAAGTCATTATTTGGCATGCCTTATAAGCTGCTATGTATTGCACTTTACAGGCTTTTTGGGGGCAAAATTGTGTGGACGGTTCACAATCTAAAACCACATGATCAAAAATTTCTCGCCTTACATCATACGATTCATAAGTGGATGGCTAAGATATCGTCGGTTATCCATGTACATTCAAAGCATCAGATACCTCAGGTAAGTGATTACTATCAACAGCCTAAAGAAAAATTTGTAGTCTTACCTCATCCCGTGTTTCCATCCGAAATTAAACCACAGCAAGAAGCAATCGATAAGATCAGGAGAGAGTATTTCCTTGGAACAGATATGTTCAAAAGTCCCATTTTTTTGATTTTTGGTGGAATTAGTGAATACAAAGGTATTCAGGATGTTATTGATATTCTAAAAGAGCAAAACGAAGAGTTTACGCTTATTCTGGCTGGATATATGAAAAAAGGCCAGGAACATGTTCATAGGTATATAATGCAGCATACCAGCCAGGATGAAAGAGTAAAATACATACCCAGATTTATCCCCGAGGAGCACTACCCTTTTCTTCTAAGTGCCGCCGATATATGTGTATTCAATTATAATGAGATTTTAAACTCAGGTGGAATTCAAATGGCTCTTTCCTACCAAAGAAAGATAATAGCACCCATGAAACCTGGCTTATTGGATTTTAAAAAACATCCCCTGGTTTCTCTTTTCGAGACAAAAGAAGAGTTAAAAGAATTACTGAGTTCAACCCTTAGCCGTGGTTAATTGCCGACTATAAAAGAAAAAATAACCCACATTTTTCTTGGTGATTTCATAGGAAAGGGAATCGGATTTATTACAAGTATCTATTTAGCAAGGGTATTAGGAACTGAGGCCTTTGGTATTATTACGATCGCTCTTTCCTATGCAGGGTACTGTGCATGGGCTTCAGATATGGGCCTTAGTACTATTGGATCAAGAGAAATAGCAAAGCCTGTTGATCAAAGAAACTATAACAGTAAACAAGTGTTGCTGGCCAAATTTATGCTGGGGATTTTAATTTCCCTCCTTGGTTTTGCGATCATCGAATTCCTAAATCTATCGAACGAAGAGAAAAAGATTTTCCAGTTATATACGCTTTCTATCATACCTATTTCATTGATACTTGAGTGGCACTATAACGGCTTACAACGGTACGGTACGGTAGCTATTTCAAGAGTATTGACCTCTTCGGTATATCTTATCCTTGCTGTCATTTTTATCCATTCCGCTACCGATATTGAAAAAGTGCCCCTCTTTTTTATTGCTGGTTTAATTGCTTCTGCCGTTTTTCTCGGACTCATAAACTTGAAGCAACCTATACTCAAACTCCCATTCGGAGATTTTGGGCAACTAAAAAAATTATACCATAATGGTTTTCAAGTAGGTATTGGCTCTTTTTTCACTAATATGATGCAATACTTACCTCCTATAATCATAGGATGGTTTTTAACCGCTTCTGACGCCGGACTATATGGAGCGGCAATGCGCATGATACTTGCCGCAATGATTATTGACCGAATATTTGTTCAGTTACTCCTACCAAATTTATCTTCTCAATGGGTTGTAAACCGGGATCTTGCTATAGAAAACATGCAATATACTTCTACCTGGTTAATCGTAATTGGAACAAGTTTATCAATAGGAATAGCCATATCCGCTCCTTTTATCATCGATCTTTTTTATGGTCTGGAATATGCTGAAAGTACTGTGTTACTTTCCACATTATGCATTTTCCTCTTTCTCACTTTCCTGAACAGCCTAAGTGCATTTGGATTAGTAGCCATTGGAAGAGACCATGAATTCCTTAAATCTACTCTGCTAGCTGGAGCAGTGGCATTAATTCTTTATGTAGGTGCGGGATTCTCTAAAAATCTTACTCTGATCGTAGCTATGGTGTCGGTTGCAGAGTTGATTTTTGTGATCGCTTCACTATACTACTTCAAAAAGTATGTCAAGATCAGCATCATACATCCAATTATTTTCACCATCTCTTTAGGAATCGGTCTGTATTATCTTAGCACGTTAGTTTCGATGCCTCCCTTGGTTGAGGGATTCATTGCCGCTATAGTTATGGTACCTATCCTTTGGCTTGTAAGAGTATTAGATCATGATCACTTTAACTGGTTCAAATCAAAAATTCTTAGATGAGTAGAAGGCTTTGCATAGGAGTTTTAGGTCTTACCTCAGGGTGGAAAACCATTCTGGATCAAATTGGATGCTGGTTTGAAGAACTCCATGAGGTACCTGAAGACTCAACTTCTTATTCTCTTCTTATAATTAATAAATCACCTTCTGAGAAAGAGCTTCATTCTATACAATTATTTATTTCCAGTGGAGGGGCAGTACTTAAGACTATAAAAGCTCTTGACGATTATACACCAGCAAATAAATTAACGAGGATATACAATAACGATTCTCCTCTATTTCTTACGCACCTTCCCTACCTGGATATTTACCACCAGCAGAGCAATGATTCACTTGCTGATTTATATGACTTTGAGAATGATTTTATTTGTTCTCTTAAAATAGCACCGGATGACCAGGTAACTGATCGAAGTTATACAAGAAAACGCTTCTTCTATAAACAAGGTAGACATCCAGATGAACTGGTCAGCAAAACTTCTAAGCATGAGCTAACAGAGCTTGTTCTTTCTTTAATCAAAGAACTTCATTTTAGCCAATCTCTCCCTTTTATCAATAAATGGCATTCTCCTGAAGTAACACCTGTTTTCGCATTCCGAATCGATAGTGATTATGGCGATAAAACTTCCATAGAGAAACTTTATGAACTCGGCGCACAACACGAGATTCCAATCACGTGGTTTCTACATGTCGAGGCTCATGAAGATTGGCTTTCAACATTTAAAGATTTCGAAGGACAGGAATTAGCTCTTCATGGCTACGAACATGGGACTTCTACTTCTTATGAGCATGTGATCAATAATATCGAACTCGGATTACAAAAATTAATTGATGAAGGTATTGAGCCAAAAGGTTTTTGTGCTCCTTATGGAATCTGGAATTCGACTCTTGAGGAAGTTCTTCAAAAATACTCTTTCGAATATACTTCAGAGTTCACAGTTGGTTATGATGGACTCCCTTTTTATCTGGATTCGAATTCAGATACCCTCCCTATTCAAATTCCCATCCATCCTATTTGCACCGGGAGCTTAAGTAGAAAACGGGTTTGTGAAAATGAGATGACTATCTATTTTGAAAAGGTTCTAGAAAGCAAATTAGTACGCTCCTTCCCTGTTATATTTTATCATCACCCACTCCAACAGGGATTAGCTGTTTGGGATACGATTTTCAAAAAGGTAAATAAGCTAGGCTTAACAAAGCTTAGCTTTTTGGAATATTCAGGATTCTGGAAGGAACGTTTATTGAATAAGTATGAAGCTTATTTCGACACTTCTAATCAGGAGTTATCTTTTTCAACTGAATCTGAAGGGTTGATTTATCAAAAATCTTTTGATCATAACAACTTTGAGTTGATTTCAATAGATGAAGCAAGCAACATTGAAATATTAGCCAGAGAATCTTATCAGAAACTTTCCCATCAACCTATTAACGAGCTCAAGGAACTTACTTCTTCAACATTCCAATTGCTTAAAACTTCTATCTTAGACTGGAGAAATAGAAAAAAACTATGAAAGTCGGATTTATAGCTCCTTTATCTATTGTTGCAGTTAACGGCGGGGTAAGAACTCAAGCTCATCAAACAGCGAAAAACCTTAAAAATCAGGGAGTAGAGGTTGATTTCATCTCTCCATGGCAAGATTCTTTAGATGTAGATCTGGTTCATATTTTTACTGCAAGCCCTGAAACATTA encodes the following:
- a CDS encoding DUF2334 domain-containing protein → MSRRLCIGVLGLTSGWKTILDQIGCWFEELHEVPEDSTSYSLLIINKSPSEKELHSIQLFISSGGAVLKTIKALDDYTPANKLTRIYNNDSPLFLTHLPYLDIYHQQSNDSLADLYDFENDFICSLKIAPDDQVTDRSYTRKRFFYKQGRHPDELVSKTSKHELTELVLSLIKELHFSQSLPFINKWHSPEVTPVFAFRIDSDYGDKTSIEKLYELGAQHEIPITWFLHVEAHEDWLSTFKDFEGQELALHGYEHGTSTSYEHVINNIELGLQKLIDEGIEPKGFCAPYGIWNSTLEEVLQKYSFEYTSEFTVGYDGLPFYLDSNSDTLPIQIPIHPICTGSLSRKRVCENEMTIYFEKVLESKLVRSFPVIFYHHPLQQGLAVWDTIFKKVNKLGLTKLSFLEYSGFWKERLLNKYEAYFDTSNQELSFSTESEGLIYQKSFDHNNFELISIDEASNIEILARESYQKLSHQPINELKELTSSTFQLLKTSILDWRNRKKL